A section of the Pedobacter sp. HDW13 genome encodes:
- a CDS encoding TMEM175 family protein, which yields MSKTNQPAAQEDNKFQLERIALFSDAVFAIAITLLIIEIRIPELHSDRLTDSELLQQLLPVTTKLIGFLISFFVIGLYWFSHHRMFGYVIRTNHRLLWNNLLFLLPIVIMPFSTSFLSEYYFNSNLRIPLAVYTATISLSGYFSFRLWKIIGNPVNHLSEHLPKEKLSYNITRSLTIPIVFICALLFSLVNIKISYFILPLAPLVTGLIKAWYAKKYPAMKDAME from the coding sequence ATGAGTAAAACAAATCAGCCTGCCGCACAAGAGGATAATAAATTTCAGTTAGAAAGAATAGCATTGTTTAGTGATGCCGTATTTGCCATTGCCATTACCCTTTTGATTATCGAAATAAGGATACCTGAGCTCCATTCAGATCGGCTAACGGATAGTGAACTTTTACAGCAACTGTTGCCTGTTACCACCAAGCTCATTGGTTTTCTGATCAGCTTCTTTGTAATAGGCTTGTATTGGTTTTCCCATCACCGTATGTTCGGCTATGTTATCCGCACTAATCATCGGCTATTGTGGAATAACCTCCTGTTCCTGCTTCCGATTGTAATAATGCCTTTCAGTACCTCTTTTCTTAGCGAATATTATTTTAACAGTAATCTCCGGATTCCGTTGGCGGTTTATACCGCAACGATTTCCCTGTCGGGATATTTCAGTTTTCGGCTATGGAAAATTATAGGTAACCCGGTAAATCATTTAAGTGAGCATTTACCCAAAGAAAAGTTGAGCTATAATATCACCAGGTCGCTAACAATTCCAATCGTTTTCATCTGCGCGCTACTCTTTTCTCTTGTTAACATTAAAATCTCTTATTTCATTCTGCCCCTGGCACCACTTGTTACCGGGTTGATCAAAGCCTGGTACGCAAAAAAGTATCCGGCAATGAAAGACGCCATGGAATAA
- a CDS encoding TlpA disulfide reductase family protein gives MRIRLFAVALLLSSISTCAQKTVTIEGALDKAVNSEPVLVYKPVDGRFNVFFTDTAAERTIRNGKFKLEINLSQSGFIRLQSKSLPKLYFFAEPGENIQINYQKNKDGVLELQFYGKNAGGNNLIASKQLLNNSKTDEALFQATLSKSSKLNEVVNGIDEIIKEHTTLIQRCYQNKTISAVCLAALVAETEQKAMAWIEGILLGYFHRNENIIKEIKLSESDCQELINILYKKYDPFNHRYFNTTTAFDNAHSKSELIRLGIVKGHMPHENAWGAYDKDFEQIINELSVINFAPDEVQSNFIGNALLIASVFKPMDEITYARILQKYIRRFPGSAYIALLSESFISAYMAKNQVSQAILQNNELLSFKTAENKLTVNPANGLDTITRFQSIIKNCFKGTPVFVDFWASWCSPCLAEFRYEPQLHEFLAANNIKMLYISLDNTGFRENWKKLLSNYKLDGYHYLANQQVKANAEKMFQGIPRYMLFDKDGNLVEANALRPSSAQDLYKQIKDRLK, from the coding sequence ATGAGAATACGATTATTTGCTGTGGCGTTACTTTTAAGTAGTATCAGCACCTGTGCACAAAAAACGGTTACTATTGAAGGTGCGCTGGATAAAGCTGTTAATTCAGAACCAGTACTGGTTTACAAGCCGGTGGATGGAAGGTTTAATGTATTCTTTACGGATACAGCAGCAGAGCGGACGATCCGGAACGGAAAATTTAAACTGGAGATCAATCTTTCCCAGAGTGGGTTTATCCGGTTACAGAGTAAAAGCCTGCCAAAACTCTATTTCTTTGCTGAGCCCGGTGAAAACATACAGATCAATTATCAAAAAAACAAAGATGGAGTTCTGGAACTGCAATTTTACGGGAAAAATGCTGGAGGGAATAACTTAATAGCCAGTAAGCAGTTATTGAATAACAGTAAAACGGATGAAGCGTTATTCCAGGCAACGCTTTCGAAAAGCAGCAAACTGAATGAAGTGGTTAATGGAATTGATGAAATTATAAAGGAACATACTACTCTTATACAACGCTGCTATCAGAATAAAACGATATCGGCAGTATGTTTAGCTGCACTGGTTGCTGAAACAGAGCAAAAAGCAATGGCCTGGATTGAAGGGATTCTCCTTGGCTATTTTCACAGAAATGAAAATATAATTAAAGAGATAAAGTTATCTGAAAGCGATTGCCAGGAGTTGATCAATATCCTTTACAAAAAATATGACCCCTTTAACCATCGTTATTTTAATACCACTACTGCCTTTGACAATGCGCATTCCAAGAGTGAGCTGATAAGATTAGGTATTGTTAAGGGGCATATGCCGCATGAAAATGCCTGGGGAGCTTACGATAAAGATTTTGAGCAAATCATCAACGAACTATCGGTTATCAATTTTGCACCAGACGAAGTACAATCAAATTTCATTGGCAATGCGCTGCTTATTGCTTCAGTATTTAAGCCGATGGACGAGATTACTTATGCCCGCATTTTACAAAAGTACATTCGCCGCTTTCCTGGTAGTGCCTACATAGCACTCCTCTCTGAAAGTTTTATCAGTGCCTACATGGCTAAAAATCAGGTGTCGCAGGCAATCCTGCAAAATAATGAACTGTTAAGCTTTAAGACCGCTGAAAATAAGTTGACAGTAAACCCGGCAAATGGTTTAGATACGATTACTCGGTTCCAGTCCATTATCAAAAATTGTTTTAAAGGAACACCTGTGTTTGTAGATTTTTGGGCATCCTGGTGTTCCCCTTGTTTAGCCGAATTCAGGTATGAACCCCAGTTGCATGAATTTTTAGCTGCAAATAATATCAAGATGCTATACATTTCTTTAGACAACACTGGTTTCAGAGAAAACTGGAAAAAGCTATTATCGAATTATAAACTGGATGGCTATCATTATCTGGCCAATCAACAGGTTAAAGCCAATGCCGAAAAAATGTTTCAGGGCATTCCCCGGTATATGCTGTTTGATAAAGATGGCAACCTCGTTGAAGCGAATGCACTAAGACCAAGTAGCGCACAAGACTTGTACAAACAGATTAAGGATAGGTTAAAATAG